A single genomic interval of candidate division WOR-3 bacterium harbors:
- a CDS encoding outer membrane lipoprotein-sorting protein, producing MGKIKRTMLLLGGLFIGVYAMSAQEVLNRLRNTTTAQDRRVKAVMRITDKSKRVQERTLRMVMKGDKKMLVTFISPAELRGVSFLTTAPENMWVYLPAQGRVRRISGSAADQSFGGSDFSYKEMASISFGTSVAHGEAEEVELNGVKAYLITLEQDGEKSRLWVEKERFLPLRLEKVARDGRVAKCIVFADFQKANEVWIPRTVRLDNLARGTITELKLLEVEIDVGIKDSYFTEENMKKGA from the coding sequence ATGGGTAAAATAAAAAGAACAATGTTGCTTCTGGGCGGACTTTTTATCGGGGTTTACGCAATGAGCGCCCAGGAGGTTTTGAATCGGTTACGAAACACAACCACAGCTCAGGACCGCCGGGTTAAAGCGGTGATGCGGATAACCGATAAAAGTAAAAGGGTGCAGGAGCGCACCTTGCGGATGGTGATGAAGGGTGACAAGAAGATGCTGGTGACTTTTATTTCGCCCGCTGAGTTACGAGGCGTGAGTTTTCTTACGACAGCGCCGGAAAATATGTGGGTCTATCTCCCGGCGCAGGGACGGGTAAGGAGAATTTCCGGGAGTGCTGCGGACCAGAGTTTTGGCGGGTCCGACTTTTCCTACAAAGAAATGGCAAGTATTTCTTTCGGAACGAGCGTTGCCCACGGTGAGGCAGAAGAGGTGGAACTTAACGGCGTAAAGGCTTATCTCATTACGCTAGAACAGGATGGGGAAAAGAGCCGACTCTGGGTGGAGAAGGAGCGGTTTCTCCCCTTGCGATTGGAGAAGGTTGCCCGAGACGGGCGTGTGGCAAAATGCATAGTTTTTGCCGATTTCCAAAAGGCAAACGAGGTCTGGATTCCACGAACGGTGCGATTGGACAACCTGGCACGGGGCACGATAACCGAGTTAAAACTACTTGAGGTTGAGATTGATGTCGGCATTAAGGACAGTTACTTTACCGAAGAGAATATGAAAAAGGGGGCATAA
- a CDS encoding RND family transporter: protein MMKRIAYLVFKFPGWIVLVVSLLTLGAVFLLSRLKVEADVISLLPENESGVRVLKVVDTDFGGSDQVVVLVEADNLFTAGGLLRLDSLVRSLEALSPVNEVVALTNLQDVVGVGEEVKIARVIESIPTSETGLKKLRERLLGDERYRGRLLAEDGNSMLLLVRLKPGVDKLLAVEEIEKEVQKKWAGTRVSLTGSAALMKFMRDWMMQDLTRLIPLVVLVLVLVFVFLFRNWQGVILPLLTVGIAVLWTLGLIALTGQPLTVVLIVLPPIVLSVGSAYGIHIVERWLQERRMGKRGLELVQTVVGNTGMPVFLAMATTVVGFGANVVMRINAIRAFAIFSVIGVIFSFILAVVFLPALLVLLERRRRCDTGKPQGMPQGRNSIFERWANWIERARIPVFICASIIMIVSLFWGVKVKPETDFVRYFKPGSSPTRAAKIVNEQFGGELQFEIVVDGDIQDPAVLYQIDKFINELKKVRYVTHITSIVDVLKRANRAFHGDDPKFEVIPDTREGIAQFLLLLSFSGSDYLAAMVTSDYARARITAQFSQEKSSEIAKAVIEIRKLIKRNFGSDVKVELGGMPLAVYALHRAIATSQLWSIVVAFLAVFIIVAAFFRSVRFGLAGMVPIGFTLLVAFGVMGILGIEVDIVTAMLGAIALGIGIDYSCHFLSRFQEESRNGVDIRECLRRTLAGVGPPIVINALAVGLGFAVLAFASLVIIQKFGLLIAGAMLLSCNGALVLLPAIFAGFRDKKAR, encoded by the coding sequence ATGATGAAACGGATTGCCTACCTGGTTTTTAAATTTCCCGGGTGGATTGTTCTGGTGGTCAGTCTGCTGACGCTGGGGGCGGTTTTCCTGCTAAGCCGGTTGAAGGTTGAGGCAGATGTAATTTCCCTTTTGCCGGAAAACGAGTCCGGGGTCAGGGTTTTAAAAGTCGTGGACACAGATTTCGGAGGCTCCGACCAGGTGGTGGTGCTGGTTGAGGCCGATAATTTATTTACAGCGGGCGGGCTCTTGCGGTTGGACAGTCTGGTACGGAGTCTTGAAGCGCTGTCGCCCGTGAACGAAGTGGTGGCGCTCACCAATCTTCAAGATGTTGTAGGCGTCGGAGAGGAGGTGAAAATAGCGCGGGTGATTGAATCGATTCCGACAAGTGAAACAGGGTTAAAGAAGCTGCGGGAGCGGCTTTTAGGCGATGAACGATATCGAGGGAGATTACTGGCTGAGGATGGTAATAGTATGCTGTTGCTGGTTCGGTTGAAGCCCGGCGTTGATAAATTGTTAGCAGTAGAGGAGATTGAAAAGGAGGTGCAGAAAAAATGGGCGGGCACCCGGGTATCACTGACCGGTTCCGCCGCTCTGATGAAATTTATGCGCGACTGGATGATGCAGGACCTGACCCGACTCATTCCGCTGGTTGTGCTCGTATTGGTGCTGGTGTTTGTTTTTCTGTTTCGTAACTGGCAGGGGGTAATTCTACCTTTACTGACCGTGGGCATTGCGGTGCTATGGACTTTGGGGCTTATTGCTTTGACCGGACAACCTTTGACCGTAGTTTTGATTGTTTTGCCTCCAATTGTGCTTTCGGTAGGGAGTGCTTATGGGATTCATATCGTAGAACGCTGGTTGCAGGAAAGGCGGATGGGCAAGCGTGGTTTGGAACTTGTTCAGACGGTGGTGGGTAATACCGGAATGCCTGTATTTCTGGCGATGGCAACAACGGTTGTCGGGTTTGGCGCTAATGTGGTGATGCGAATTAACGCCATCCGTGCTTTTGCAATTTTCTCGGTGATTGGCGTGATATTTTCTTTTATTCTGGCGGTAGTGTTTTTGCCAGCGTTGCTTGTTTTACTCGAGCGGAGAAGGCGGTGTGATACTGGAAAGCCGCAGGGGATGCCGCAAGGCAGGAATTCAATTTTTGAAAGATGGGCAAATTGGATTGAGCGGGCGCGCATACCGGTTTTTATTTGTGCCAGTATTATTATGATTGTGTCGTTATTTTGGGGCGTGAAGGTGAAGCCCGAAACCGATTTTGTCCGCTACTTTAAACCCGGTTCCAGTCCGACCCGAGCGGCAAAAATTGTCAATGAGCAGTTTGGTGGTGAGTTGCAATTTGAGATTGTTGTTGATGGCGACATTCAGGACCCGGCGGTTTTGTACCAAATAGATAAGTTTATTAACGAGTTAAAAAAGGTGCGGTATGTCACTCATATCACTTCGATTGTTGATGTTTTAAAAAGGGCAAATCGGGCGTTTCATGGCGACGACCCGAAGTTTGAGGTAATTCCTGATACAAGAGAGGGCATTGCGCAATTTCTGTTGTTACTTTCCTTTTCCGGTTCAGACTATCTGGCTGCTATGGTGACCAGTGACTACGCGCGGGCAAGGATTACCGCCCAGTTCAGTCAGGAGAAAAGCAGTGAGATTGCTAAGGCGGTGATAGAGATTCGGAAGCTGATAAAGCGCAATTTTGGTTCTGATGTTAAGGTTGAACTGGGGGGGATGCCCCTTGCAGTTTATGCCTTGCATCGAGCGATTGCCACAAGCCAGTTGTGGAGCATTGTCGTGGCATTCCTGGCGGTATTTATTATTGTCGCTGCCTTTTTCCGCTCGGTGCGTTTTGGATTAGCAGGAATGGTTCCAATTGGATTTACTCTACTGGTTGCTTTTGGCGTTATGGGGATTTTGGGCATTGAGGTTGATATCGTCACTGCTATGCTCGGGGCTATCGCCTTAGGGATTGGGATTGATTACTCCTGTCATTTTCTCAGCCGCTTTCAGGAGGAAAGCCGGAATGGGGTTGATATTAGAGAGTGCCTGCGCCGTACCCTTGCAGGTGTAGGACCGCCAATTGTCATCAATGCCCTGGCGGTAGGTCTTGGTTTTGCAGTGCTGGCGTTTGCTTCTCTGGTGATAATTCAGAAGTTCGGGCTGCTGATTGCCGGTGCGATGCTTCTATCCTGCAACGGTGCGCTGGTCTTATTACCGGCTATTTTCGCTGGATTTAGAGATAAAAAAGCAAGATAA
- a CDS encoding MarR family transcriptional regulator: MEWLGPILVRGLRLLSSVEALGQEFSFSQTMVLITLLNMRQTSMNQLAEVLGISKANASGLIDRLVKKKLVERDRSTEDRRVVLVQLTPAGVKMAQHLAKLNRQGLVKMMRRIPDQNLKVFIDTLEQLAQGLVAKK, translated from the coding sequence TTGGAATGGCTCGGACCGATTCTCGTCCGGGGTTTGAGGTTGTTGAGTTCGGTTGAGGCGTTAGGGCAGGAGTTTTCTTTTTCCCAGACGATGGTACTCATTACCCTATTGAATATGCGGCAGACCAGCATGAATCAACTTGCCGAGGTTCTGGGAATTTCTAAAGCCAATGCCAGTGGTTTGATAGACCGTTTAGTGAAAAAGAAGTTAGTAGAACGTGACCGTTCCACCGAAGACCGGCGGGTAGTTTTGGTTCAATTAACCCCAGCCGGAGTCAAAATGGCGCAACACCTGGCAAAGTTGAACCGCCAGGGATTGGTGAAGATGATGCGGCGTATACCGGACCAAAACCTGAAGGTTTTTATCGATACCTTAGAACAACTGGCACAGGGTTTGGTGGCGAAAAAGTAG
- a CDS encoding serine hydroxymethyltransferase — MTAKNLYEIDPEIFDAIVKETNRQHSNLELIASENFCSEAVLAALGSVLTNKYAEGYPKKRYYGGCRYVDIAEELAIQRAKELFGCDHANVQPHSGTQANIAAYLTLAQPGDTIMGLSLSHGGHLSHGHPINFSGRYFKVVHYTVDPNTEMLDYEAIRKLAREHKPRVIVSGASAYPRTIHFDRFQEICDEVGAAQIADIAHIAGPIAAGLHPSPIPYADIVTTTTHKTLRGPRGAIIMCKAKYAEELDKVVFPGTQGGPLEHCIAAKAVAFKEALTPEFKEYQRQTLANAKALAEELAKRGFRLCTGGTDNHLMLVDLRPKNIKGRDAERLLGKVGITVNRNTIPFDPEKPFIASGMRLGTPALTTRGMKEPEMVKIAELIDRTITAGDDETKLEKIKAEVKELVDSFPLYQERRTEYQTIIPKE; from the coding sequence ATGACCGCTAAAAATCTTTACGAAATTGACCCGGAAATTTTTGACGCGATTGTCAAAGAAACCAACCGTCAGCACTCCAATTTAGAATTAATCGCCTCGGAAAATTTCTGCTCCGAGGCGGTGCTCGCGGCTCTCGGTTCGGTTTTGACCAATAAGTATGCCGAAGGCTATCCTAAAAAACGCTATTACGGCGGCTGCCGTTATGTCGACATCGCTGAAGAGTTGGCTATCCAACGTGCCAAGGAGTTGTTCGGCTGCGATCATGCCAATGTCCAGCCCCACTCTGGCACCCAGGCGAATATTGCCGCCTATTTAACTCTGGCGCAGCCTGGCGACACTATTATGGGACTATCGCTTTCCCACGGTGGTCACCTTTCCCATGGCCATCCCATCAACTTCTCCGGCCGCTATTTTAAAGTTGTCCATTACACAGTTGACCCGAATACCGAGATGCTTGACTACGAGGCGATAAGAAAACTGGCGCGGGAACATAAACCCCGCGTTATCGTTAGCGGCGCCTCGGCTTATCCGCGAACCATTCATTTCGACCGATTCCAGGAAATTTGTGATGAGGTTGGTGCCGCACAGATTGCCGACATTGCCCACATCGCTGGACCAATCGCCGCCGGACTACATCCATCACCAATACCTTATGCTGACATTGTGACAACAACGACCCACAAAACATTACGCGGGCCTCGCGGTGCAATTATAATGTGCAAGGCAAAGTATGCTGAAGAACTGGACAAAGTAGTATTTCCTGGTACGCAAGGCGGACCACTCGAACATTGCATTGCTGCCAAAGCGGTGGCGTTCAAAGAAGCACTGACCCCTGAATTCAAGGAGTACCAGCGCCAGACCCTCGCCAACGCCAAAGCGTTAGCCGAAGAACTCGCCAAACGCGGATTCCGGCTCTGTACCGGTGGTACCGACAACCATTTAATGCTTGTCGACCTGCGACCCAAGAATATCAAAGGCCGGGACGCGGAGCGGCTTCTCGGAAAAGTAGGCATCACCGTGAACCGCAATACCATTCCGTTTGACCCGGAAAAGCCTTTCATTGCCTCAGGTATGCGACTGGGCACACCCGCCCTTACGACCCGCGGGATGAAGGAACCGGAGATGGTAAAAATCGCCGAACTGATTGACCGAACTATTACCGCGGGCGACGACGAAACCAAACTGGAAAAAATCAAAGCCGAGGTTAAAGAACTTGTCGACTCTTTCCCGCTTTATCAAGAACGAAGAACCGAATATCAAACTATTATCCCAAAGGAATAA
- the eno gene encoding phosphopyruvate hydratase produces the protein MARPTIARFTAREILDSRGNPTLEVDCILANGIMGRASVPSGASVGSFEALEMRDKDPKRYLGKGVLKAIANIHDVISPRLVGMDATDQFQIDQILIELDGTKNKSKLGANAILGVSLAVCRAAAVCAGLPIYRLLGGAGTRFTPTPFLNIINGGLHAPNNLDFQEYMIVPAGFPTFRDAIRAAAEIYQTLKKILEIRKLPTTVGDEGGMAPNFSSNEEPLQIIMQAIEQAGYIPGEQVYLAIDVAASTIYHDGAYLLSNPEKRTVTANELIDLYADWTERYPIISIEDGLAEEDWAGWHELTSRLGKRVQLVGDDIFVTNIDRLRRGIQEGAANAVLVKPTQIGTVSETIDCVKVAMENGYRAIVSHRSGETDDHFIADLAVAVNCGQIKTGAPCRGERTAKYNRLIRIEEEDRLPYAGLKTLSR, from the coding sequence ATGGCGCGACCAACAATTGCTCGTTTTACTGCCCGGGAAATTCTTGACTCGCGGGGCAATCCAACACTTGAAGTTGACTGCATCCTTGCCAACGGAATTATGGGAAGGGCGTCGGTTCCATCCGGCGCTTCAGTTGGTTCGTTTGAAGCCCTGGAAATGCGCGACAAAGACCCGAAACGGTACCTCGGTAAGGGCGTGCTCAAAGCAATTGCCAACATTCACGATGTTATTTCACCCCGCCTCGTCGGAATGGATGCAACTGATCAGTTTCAGATTGACCAGATACTGATTGAACTGGACGGCACCAAGAATAAATCTAAACTCGGTGCCAATGCCATTCTCGGCGTTTCGCTTGCTGTCTGCCGAGCCGCCGCGGTGTGTGCTGGACTCCCCATCTACCGTTTACTGGGCGGTGCCGGTACCAGATTTACCCCAACACCGTTTCTTAACATCATCAACGGCGGCTTGCACGCCCCTAACAATCTTGACTTTCAAGAGTATATGATTGTTCCCGCCGGTTTTCCAACATTCCGCGACGCGATTCGGGCCGCCGCTGAAATCTACCAGACGCTAAAGAAAATCCTTGAAATTAGAAAACTTCCAACGACTGTCGGTGACGAAGGCGGCATGGCACCAAATTTCTCCAGCAATGAAGAACCCCTGCAGATAATTATGCAGGCAATTGAGCAGGCTGGCTATATTCCCGGAGAACAGGTTTACCTGGCAATTGATGTTGCCGCCAGCACTATTTACCATGACGGTGCCTACCTGCTTAGCAACCCCGAGAAACGAACCGTCACCGCCAATGAACTGATCGACCTCTATGCCGATTGGACTGAGCGCTACCCGATTATCTCCATCGAAGATGGTCTGGCAGAAGAAGATTGGGCAGGCTGGCATGAACTAACCTCCCGACTTGGTAAAAGGGTTCAACTGGTTGGGGATGATATCTTTGTCACCAACATCGACCGCCTTCGTCGCGGTATCCAGGAAGGTGCAGCCAACGCAGTTCTGGTAAAACCCACCCAGATTGGTACGGTAAGCGAAACCATCGATTGCGTTAAAGTCGCAATGGAAAACGGCTATCGTGCGATTGTTTCACACCGCTCCGGTGAAACCGATGACCATTTTATCGCTGACCTCGCCGTAGCGGTTAACTGTGGCCAGATTAAAACTGGTGCCCCCTGTCGTGGTGAACGAACCGCCAAATACAACCGATTGATTCGAATTGAAGAAGAAGACCGTCTGCCTTACGCTGGTCTTAAAACCCTATCACGATGA
- a CDS encoding ABC transporter ATP-binding protein yields the protein MKAITAEKISFGYTQELILEEFFLAIESGEFLGIIGPNGSGKSTLLRLLAGVRKPQRGVVKVMEKELNHLSRREIARTIAFVPQESFFAFEWTVQEVVMMGRNPYLKLLERPRPEDLKKVTEAMRLTGVEMLAGQNINSISAGEKQRVLLARALAQEPEILLLDEATAHLDLVHQVMILQILKTLNEQGKTIVLVSHDLNEAAVCSRLLLLAKGKPVACDVPEKVLTPDLIHAAYGLEPVVTKHPFTGRPQVLLPPV from the coding sequence ATGAAGGCAATAACTGCGGAAAAGATAAGTTTTGGCTATACGCAAGAATTGATTTTGGAAGAGTTCTTTCTTGCGATTGAATCGGGTGAGTTTCTTGGAATCATTGGCCCGAATGGTTCAGGTAAATCAACACTTTTGCGTTTGCTTGCTGGCGTGCGAAAACCACAGCGGGGTGTTGTTAAGGTGATGGAGAAAGAGCTCAACCACTTATCTCGACGAGAGATTGCTCGGACCATTGCCTTTGTGCCGCAGGAGAGTTTTTTTGCCTTTGAATGGACGGTCCAGGAGGTGGTGATGATGGGGCGCAACCCATATCTCAAACTCCTGGAGCGACCAAGACCAGAGGACTTAAAGAAGGTAACCGAAGCGATGAGATTGACCGGGGTAGAGATGCTTGCTGGGCAAAACATCAACTCAATATCAGCCGGGGAAAAGCAAAGGGTACTTCTTGCCCGGGCGCTGGCACAGGAGCCTGAAATTCTTTTACTCGATGAAGCGACTGCCCATCTGGACCTTGTTCACCAGGTGATGATATTGCAAATCCTTAAAACACTGAATGAGCAGGGAAAGACAATTGTGCTTGTGTCGCACGATTTGAATGAAGCCGCAGTTTGCTCACGGTTACTATTACTGGCAAAAGGGAAACCGGTTGCTTGCGATGTACCAGAAAAGGTACTGACCCCTGATTTAATCCACGCTGCCTACGGTTTGGAACCGGTTGTAACGAAACATCCCTTTACTGGAAGGCCTCAGGTGTTATTGCCGCCGGTTTAG
- a CDS encoding iron ABC transporter permease — protein sequence MRSKARLSWIGIVLLLILSVVLSILTGPGGFSLRQFNQILLFRLPRVLVGIIAGGVLAVVGGAFQGLLRNPLVDPWTLGVASGAALGATFAIVSGTGSSILLPIFAFLGAILAIGVVYVLSRSRGGLTVIRLVLAGVIVSFFFSSLVMLVMVIAHRSLGEAVYLMMGSLGVVFTRKSLGLFVVSASLALAGCVWLMIHNRELDIISLNEETALSLGVEVQRMTKMVFLIGSFAVGLIVAWTGAISFIGLVAPHLVRMLFSPRHSQVLPGSFILGAGVLLFADVLVRVLTPAGLPLSVVTALIGVPFFVYLLRTKV from the coding sequence ATGCGCTCCAAGGCACGATTGAGCTGGATCGGCATAGTTCTTTTATTGATTTTAAGTGTTGTGCTCTCAATTTTGACCGGACCCGGCGGGTTTTCTTTAAGGCAATTCAATCAGATTCTTCTTTTTCGGTTGCCCCGCGTTTTAGTTGGGATTATTGCGGGTGGCGTGCTTGCGGTTGTAGGGGGCGCGTTTCAAGGACTTCTCCGTAATCCACTTGTTGACCCCTGGACACTTGGTGTCGCCAGTGGGGCTGCGCTGGGCGCGACTTTTGCCATCGTTTCTGGTACCGGGTCCAGTATACTTTTGCCGATTTTTGCGTTCTTGGGGGCAATTCTGGCGATTGGTGTGGTCTATGTGCTTTCTCGAAGTCGGGGTGGTTTAACTGTTATCCGACTGGTTTTAGCAGGAGTTATTGTTAGTTTTTTCTTTTCCAGTTTAGTGATGCTGGTGATGGTTATTGCACACCGGTCTCTAGGCGAAGCGGTTTACCTGATGATGGGAAGTTTGGGGGTGGTTTTTACCAGAAAGTCATTGGGACTTTTTGTCGTATCCGCCAGCTTAGCATTAGCGGGATGTGTCTGGTTGATGATTCACAATCGAGAGCTGGATATCATTTCCCTGAACGAAGAGACGGCACTGAGTTTAGGGGTTGAGGTTCAGCGGATGACGAAAATGGTTTTTCTTATCGGTTCGTTTGCGGTTGGATTGATTGTTGCCTGGACTGGTGCGATAAGTTTTATTGGTTTGGTCGCACCTCATCTGGTAAGGATGCTATTTAGTCCCAGGCACAGTCAGGTTCTGCCTGGCTCTTTTATCCTCGGGGCAGGAGTTTTGCTTTTTGCGGATGTGCTGGTAAGGGTGTTGACGCCAGCGGGATTACCGTTATCAGTGGTAACAGCACTGATTGGTGTGCCGTTTTTTGTATATCTCCTGCGTACGAAAGTATGA
- a CDS encoding cobalamin-binding protein encodes MRCVSLVPSITEIIYAIGAEEMLSGTTNQCDFPLRAREKNKVGDFQSPDIERILALKPEIVFATLPMHRQLIERLRELRIPVYVSHPVDIEGVFAEIESVGVILGQTEEARRLVSDLRRRLDSLPTFSDKPKVYVEISVAPLMSVGKGAFINDIIHRAGGQNVFEDFNAPYPVVDPELVAKANPDVILLLHPLVSADEIKQRVGWSSIKAVCSGRVYSGLDEDLFFRPGPRVVDGIVLLARLLHPDKFH; translated from the coding sequence TTGCGATGTGTTTCGCTCGTGCCCAGTATTACGGAAATAATTTATGCCATAGGAGCAGAGGAAATGCTCTCTGGTACAACCAATCAGTGTGATTTCCCGTTGCGAGCGCGAGAAAAAAATAAAGTGGGTGATTTTCAATCGCCCGACATTGAGCGAATTTTAGCGTTGAAGCCCGAAATTGTTTTTGCTACCTTACCGATGCACCGGCAACTTATCGAGCGGTTAAGAGAGTTAAGGATACCGGTATATGTATCTCATCCCGTAGACATTGAAGGTGTCTTTGCCGAAATTGAGTCGGTAGGCGTCATATTGGGTCAAACCGAAGAGGCAAGGAGATTGGTGTCGGATTTGCGTCGGCGGCTGGATTCGCTGCCGACCTTTTCTGATAAACCGAAGGTTTATGTGGAAATTTCGGTTGCGCCATTGATGAGTGTCGGTAAGGGTGCATTTATCAACGACATCATCCACCGCGCCGGCGGCCAAAATGTGTTTGAAGATTTCAATGCACCTTATCCGGTTGTTGACCCGGAATTGGTGGCAAAGGCAAATCCGGATGTTATCCTTTTGCTTCATCCGTTAGTGAGTGCGGATGAGATTAAACAGCGGGTTGGCTGGTCGAGCATAAAGGCGGTATGCTCAGGCAGAGTCTATTCCGGTCTGGATGAAGACCTTTTTTTCCGTCCGGGTCCCAGGGTAGTTGATGGAATAGTTCTGCTTGCTCGATTGCTACATCCGGATAAATTTCACTGA
- a CDS encoding tRNA (adenine-N1)-methyltransferase: MIRIGDFILLYHSEDMKFLIRVEEKGKFSTHRGNIEFKDIVGKEYGDWVETQMGTRFYILKPTLADLLLKVKRKTTVVYPKDTGFMLLQTLVYPGAQVIEVGSGSGGLTVVLATFVGPQGKVYSYERRPEFSALARENVLRYGLEGVCEFFVSDPAEEGFQQKEVDAVFLDVPEPWTLVKPSRESLKNGYALAALVPTMEQLRRLNTALGAEGFVRIRAKEILERGLFLRETGIRPVDRMVAHTAYLVFAHKATIPEEENATGEV; this comes from the coding sequence ATGATTAGAATCGGTGATTTTATTCTGCTCTACCATTCCGAGGATATGAAATTTCTTATTAGAGTCGAGGAAAAGGGGAAGTTTTCTACCCATCGCGGAAATATCGAGTTCAAAGATATTGTGGGGAAAGAGTACGGTGATTGGGTAGAAACACAAATGGGCACTCGATTTTATATTTTGAAGCCGACCCTCGCAGACCTGTTATTAAAGGTCAAAAGAAAAACTACGGTTGTTTATCCCAAAGACACCGGTTTTATGCTTTTGCAGACGCTGGTATATCCCGGCGCACAGGTTATTGAAGTTGGTTCTGGTTCCGGTGGGCTGACAGTGGTTCTGGCTACGTTTGTTGGCCCTCAGGGTAAAGTTTATTCGTACGAACGACGCCCAGAATTTAGCGCTCTTGCCCGGGAGAATGTCCTGCGTTACGGTCTTGAAGGAGTTTGTGAGTTTTTCGTTTCAGACCCGGCAGAGGAGGGATTTCAACAAAAGGAGGTAGATGCGGTTTTCCTTGATGTGCCCGAGCCATGGACACTGGTGAAACCATCAAGAGAGTCTTTGAAAAACGGTTACGCACTGGCTGCCCTGGTTCCAACTATGGAACAGTTGCGACGTTTAAATACGGCACTGGGTGCTGAAGGATTTGTTCGAATTAGAGCAAAAGAGATTCTGGAACGGGGATTGTTTTTACGTGAGACCGGAATTAGGCCGGTAGATAGAATGGTCGCCCATACTGCTTATCTTGTGTTCGCCCATAAAGCCACAATTCCAGAAGAAGAAAATGCGACAGGTGAGGTGTGA
- a CDS encoding PorV/PorQ family protein, with translation MIKKVAQLTALILFSTTWATKYAGDFEELGTSARAIGMGGAVVASASDPSAIYYNPSLPSRLRSRSVLLMHSEDFSGLVKHNFIGVSFPDGCQAFGIAVLHNGIPGIKLTKLPDSTQEPGENNRPYVDKIVNANQIVGYFNYARNLSPYFAIGGNAKIIYQELGGVGSCFGMGVDFGLLVTPLQSVDIGFRVRNVSTSPLFWDTKTREYITPRAAFGISKLFQFGRNRLRLAVEIESDFEERTMFSNFGMEYAFREALFGRIGVYRNNFSFGLGFRFKRFHLDYGYATGTAPESRELGTPQQISGGVEF, from the coding sequence ATGATAAAGAAAGTAGCCCAGCTAACCGCTCTTATATTGTTCTCCACTACCTGGGCAACGAAGTACGCCGGCGACTTTGAGGAGTTAGGGACATCGGCACGTGCCATTGGTATGGGCGGTGCGGTCGTCGCCAGTGCCAGCGATCCCAGTGCCATTTACTATAACCCATCGCTACCTTCTCGCCTTAGGAGCCGTTCAGTTCTGCTAATGCACTCCGAAGACTTTTCCGGACTGGTAAAACACAATTTCATCGGCGTTAGTTTCCCGGATGGCTGTCAGGCTTTCGGCATCGCCGTCCTGCACAATGGCATACCAGGAATAAAACTTACTAAATTACCTGATTCAACCCAGGAACCCGGTGAAAATAACCGACCATATGTTGATAAAATTGTTAACGCCAACCAAATTGTTGGATATTTCAACTACGCTCGCAATCTGTCCCCCTATTTTGCGATTGGCGGTAACGCCAAAATAATTTATCAGGAACTGGGAGGCGTAGGTTCCTGCTTTGGCATGGGTGTTGACTTCGGTTTGTTAGTTACACCACTGCAGAGTGTTGATATCGGTTTCCGGGTAAGAAATGTTAGCACCTCACCCCTCTTCTGGGACACAAAAACCAGGGAATACATCACTCCGCGGGCTGCCTTTGGTATCAGCAAACTATTTCAATTCGGGCGCAACCGCCTCCGTCTGGCAGTTGAAATAGAAAGCGACTTCGAAGAAAGAACAATGTTTTCCAACTTTGGAATGGAATATGCATTTCGTGAAGCACTTTTCGGACGCATTGGCGTATACCGCAACAATTTCAGTTTCGGACTGGGATTTAGATTCAAGCGTTTTCATCTCGACTACGGCTACGCAACCGGTACAGCGCCTGAGTCAAGAGAGTTGGGTACACCCCAGCAGATTTCAGGAGGTGTCGAGTTTTAG